A single Dechloromonas denitrificans DNA region contains:
- a CDS encoding DUF3553 domain-containing protein, protein MGRSLRSDERFCQFQSHGLIRQPGKVRISERVLKLAAFFPETAESKMSNLTQGDRVFHPNQKGWGLGKVLNVTPDNIDVFFVGTGAKRLSRSFVQLETAEGAAAKHRLLDNLIETSQIGSTDYVTTEMAIARFLAIHPDGFSAPRFLKDERDASVRAHQLCIQLLGETEISGLIAERRYQDVCDRARHIESVTNLLTKSEKTAFYSALETPLSQKTFSEALANLLYGTDSDEDRFKGFVRALDLLGISRWPYATLFGFIRFPQEKVFIKPTVIQNVTKAFCWRINYKVEPNWRTYTAVLRLYNYLRTSLVEEGLMPKDMIDVQSFIWSTGQK, encoded by the coding sequence ATGGGGCGCAGCCTCCGCAGCGATGAGCGGTTTTGTCAATTTCAAAGCCATGGGCTGATTCGCCAGCCCGGCAAGGTCCGTATTTCCGAGCGCGTGTTAAAATTGGCCGCTTTTTTTCCGGAAACGGCGGAGAGCAAGATGAGCAACCTCACCCAAGGCGATCGTGTATTTCACCCCAACCAGAAGGGCTGGGGGCTCGGGAAAGTGCTCAATGTAACCCCCGACAATATTGACGTTTTCTTTGTCGGCACAGGCGCCAAGCGTCTTTCAAGGTCGTTTGTCCAGCTCGAGACAGCCGAGGGGGCCGCGGCAAAACATCGCCTCCTGGACAATCTGATCGAAACGTCACAAATCGGCAGCACGGACTATGTCACGACCGAGATGGCCATCGCCCGCTTCCTGGCGATCCACCCGGACGGCTTTTCAGCACCGCGTTTCCTCAAGGACGAGCGGGATGCCAGCGTGCGGGCGCATCAGCTCTGCATTCAGTTACTCGGTGAAACGGAGATTTCCGGGCTCATCGCGGAGCGTCGCTATCAGGATGTCTGCGACCGGGCCCGGCATATCGAATCGGTGACCAATCTGCTGACCAAGAGCGAAAAGACGGCTTTCTATAGCGCCCTGGAGACGCCCCTGAGCCAGAAGACCTTCTCGGAGGCCTTGGCCAATCTGCTTTACGGAACGGATTCGGACGAAGATCGCTTCAAGGGCTTTGTTCGTGCCCTTGATCTGCTCGGGATCAGTCGCTGGCCCTATGCCACACTCTTTGGATTCATCCGCTTCCCGCAGGAAAAGGTCTTCATCAAGCCGACCGTCATTCAGAATGTGACCAAGGCTTTTTGCTGGCGAATCAACTACAAGGTCGAGCCGAACTGGCGAACCTACACGGCCGTGCTGCGACTCTACAACTACCTGCGCACGAGTCTCGTTGAGGAAGGCCTGATGCCCAAGGACATGATCGATGTGCAGTCGTTTATCTGGTCAACCGGCCAAAAATAA
- a CDS encoding MFS transporter gives MSASWPQVLALGVAQTVAWASSTYLAAVLAKPLAAELEINSSLVFAAFSCSLLLMAVLGPLVGRYIDRHGGQRVLCLSSLILAAGLVALGMAGGVVGLFAAWALIGVGMALGLYDAAFAALVREHGVAARAPITGITLLGGFASTIGWPLTAWLVAQGDWRSACFFWAATNLLLALPLYFRFVPAARHLAGQVTGAVGGEPSDGKRHGPSDGRRRNFLALVVFGAATAFVTSAMAAHLPGLLLVSGLPVAVAIGAAALVGPAQVAARLAEFVAAHKFRTNPLATARLATVLHPLGGIGLLLIGGPAGAAAFALLHGAGNGMITIARGTLPLFLFGPLGYGLLQGKLAVAQRMTQAAAPFLFALLLESGGAFWGIAASFSLSLLGLAALFVIRDGAQPPQR, from the coding sequence GTGTCGGCTAGCTGGCCGCAGGTTCTCGCCCTCGGTGTCGCGCAGACGGTTGCCTGGGCTTCGTCCACCTATCTGGCGGCGGTGCTCGCCAAGCCGCTGGCCGCCGAACTCGAGATCAATTCTTCGCTGGTCTTCGCCGCCTTTTCCTGTTCGCTGCTGTTGATGGCCGTGCTCGGGCCGTTGGTCGGGCGTTACATCGACCGCCACGGCGGGCAGCGGGTGTTGTGTCTTTCCAGCCTGATCCTGGCGGCTGGCCTGGTGGCGCTGGGCATGGCCGGCGGCGTTGTTGGGCTGTTCGCTGCCTGGGCCCTGATCGGCGTCGGCATGGCCCTTGGCCTTTATGACGCGGCTTTTGCCGCGCTGGTCAGGGAACACGGCGTTGCGGCGCGGGCGCCGATCACCGGCATCACACTGCTCGGCGGCTTTGCCAGCACCATCGGCTGGCCGCTGACGGCCTGGCTGGTTGCCCAGGGGGACTGGCGAAGCGCCTGCTTTTTTTGGGCAGCGACCAATTTGTTGCTGGCCCTGCCGCTGTATTTCCGGTTTGTTCCTGCCGCCCGGCATCTTGCCGGGCAGGTGACGGGCGCGGTCGGTGGCGAGCCGTCAGATGGCAAACGGCATGGCCCATCGGATGGCCGGCGGCGAAACTTCCTGGCGCTGGTCGTCTTCGGCGCCGCGACGGCATTCGTCACTTCGGCGATGGCGGCGCATCTGCCCGGTCTGTTGCTGGTCAGCGGCCTGCCGGTTGCCGTGGCGATCGGCGCCGCCGCGCTGGTCGGCCCGGCGCAGGTGGCGGCCCGGCTGGCCGAGTTCGTTGCCGCCCATAAGTTCCGCACCAATCCGCTGGCGACGGCGCGCCTTGCCACGGTGCTGCACCCGCTGGGCGGCATCGGCTTGCTGTTGATCGGCGGTCCGGCCGGTGCGGCGGCCTTTGCCTTGTTGCATGGCGCCGGCAACGGAATGATCACCATTGCCCGGGGTACGCTGCCCTTGTTCCTCTTCGGGCCGCTTGGTTACGGGCTGCTGCAGGGCAAGCTGGCCGTGGCCCAGCGCATGACGCAAGCCGCGGCGCCTTTCCTGTTCGCCCTGCTGCTGGAGTCGGGCGGCGCTTTCTGGGGCATCGCGGCATCTTTTTCGCTGTCGCTGCTCGGGTTGGCTGCCTTGTTTGTCATTCGGGATGGGGCGCAGCCTCCGCAGCGATGA
- a CDS encoding molybdopterin-dependent oxidoreductase — MEITADGRVGRLRGAGQPYTEGVICAKVARYAERTNHPQRLTQPLRRVGAKGSGQFAPIGWDDALDLLAERLQQATSRHGPETVWPYHYAGTMGFVQRGAIRRLGHLAGWSRQRETFCVALADAGWLAGAGAKHGVDPREMLDSELIVIWGGNPVHTQVNFMHWVQKARRGRQVPLVVVDPYRTATAAKADLHLALKPGTDGALACAVMHVLLAENLVDRSYLARLTDFSPALEAHLASRTPAWAAGITGLSVDDISRFARLYGSTGRSYLRLGYGFTRQRNGSAAMHAVSCLPALTGAWQHRGGGALYSNGGLYGLNTRFLYGLDANPPLARQLDMGRLGAVLAGDRRDIGDGPPVTALLIQSTNPAVVAPDSLSVRQGLLRDDVFVCVHEQFMTDTAQLADLVLPATTFLEHDDLYQASGHTFLQASRALVPALGECRSNHDFIGQLAGRLGIEHPAFGLSEWQLVDAVLQASGKPGADDLLAAGWLDSALPFEKAHFLDGFGHPDGRFRFAPDWTQRGEGHAAMPAFPDHQPVIDVPTPDKPFRLVAAPARHFLNTTFTETASSRHGEGRPTVLIHRDVCARLGIGEGDVVRLGNAQGQVALYARPAAGLQPDTVVVESQWPNAAFIDGVGINALVSAEPGWPAAGVAYHDTAVWLERVG; from the coding sequence GTGGAAATCACGGCGGATGGCCGGGTCGGCCGCTTGCGGGGCGCCGGGCAGCCTTACACCGAGGGCGTGATTTGCGCCAAGGTGGCCCGCTATGCCGAGCGGACAAACCATCCGCAGCGGCTGACCCAGCCCCTGCGGCGGGTCGGGGCAAAAGGCAGCGGGCAGTTTGCGCCGATCGGCTGGGACGACGCACTCGATCTGCTGGCCGAGCGGCTGCAACAGGCCACCAGCCGCCACGGCCCGGAAACCGTCTGGCCCTATCACTATGCCGGTACGATGGGTTTCGTCCAGCGCGGCGCGATTCGCCGGCTGGGCCATCTGGCCGGCTGGTCGCGGCAGCGCGAGACCTTTTGTGTCGCCTTGGCCGATGCCGGCTGGCTGGCCGGAGCGGGGGCCAAGCACGGGGTCGATCCGCGCGAGATGCTCGATTCGGAGCTGATCGTCATCTGGGGCGGCAATCCGGTGCATACCCAGGTCAATTTCATGCATTGGGTGCAGAAAGCCCGGCGCGGACGGCAGGTTCCGCTGGTCGTCGTCGATCCCTACCGGACGGCGACGGCCGCCAAGGCCGATCTCCACCTGGCGCTGAAACCCGGCACCGACGGCGCGCTGGCCTGCGCCGTCATGCATGTCCTGTTGGCGGAAAACCTGGTCGACCGCAGCTATCTGGCGCGCCTGACCGATTTCTCGCCGGCGCTCGAAGCGCATCTGGCCAGCCGCACGCCGGCCTGGGCGGCCGGGATAACCGGCCTGTCGGTCGATGACATTAGCCGTTTTGCCCGGCTGTATGGTTCCACCGGACGCAGTTATCTGCGCCTCGGCTATGGCTTTACCCGCCAGCGCAACGGTTCGGCCGCGATGCATGCGGTCAGTTGCCTGCCGGCCCTGACCGGCGCCTGGCAGCATCGCGGCGGCGGGGCGCTGTACAGCAACGGCGGGCTTTATGGTCTGAACACGCGCTTCCTCTACGGTCTGGATGCCAATCCACCGCTCGCTCGCCAGCTCGACATGGGCCGGCTCGGTGCCGTGCTGGCCGGCGATCGGCGCGACATCGGCGATGGCCCGCCGGTCACCGCCTTGCTCATCCAGAGCACCAACCCGGCCGTTGTCGCCCCCGACAGCCTGAGCGTGCGCCAGGGCTTGCTGCGCGACGACGTCTTCGTCTGCGTCCACGAGCAGTTCATGACCGATACGGCGCAACTCGCCGATCTGGTTCTGCCGGCGACCACTTTTCTCGAACACGACGACCTCTACCAGGCTTCCGGCCACACCTTTCTGCAGGCTTCCCGGGCGCTTGTGCCGGCGCTCGGCGAATGCCGCTCGAACCATGACTTCATCGGCCAACTGGCCGGCCGCCTGGGCATCGAACATCCGGCCTTCGGTCTGAGCGAGTGGCAATTGGTCGATGCGGTGCTGCAAGCCTCCGGCAAGCCGGGGGCCGACGATCTGCTCGCCGCCGGCTGGCTCGATTCCGCCCTGCCTTTTGAAAAAGCCCATTTTCTCGATGGTTTCGGGCATCCGGACGGGCGCTTCCGCTTTGCGCCGGACTGGACGCAGCGCGGCGAAGGCCATGCCGCCATGCCGGCTTTTCCCGATCACCAGCCGGTCATCGATGTGCCGACGCCGGACAAGCCTTTCCGGCTGGTCGCCGCGCCGGCCCGCCATTTCCTGAACACCACCTTTACCGAGACAGCGAGCTCGCGCCACGGCGAAGGGCGGCCAACCGTGCTGATCCATCGCGATGTCTGTGCCCGGCTGGGCATCGGCGAAGGCGATGTGGTGCGTCTCGGCAACGCGCAAGGGCAGGTCGCGTTGTACGCCAGGCCGGCGGCCGGCCTGCAGCCGGACACCGTGGTGGTCGAAAGCCAGTGGCCGAACGCGGCGTTCATCGACGGGGTCGGCATCAATGCCCTGGTCAGCGCCGAGCCGGGCTGGCCGGCGGCCGGCGTGGCTTATCACGACACTGCGGTGTGGCTGGAACGTGTCGGCTAG
- a CDS encoding EAL domain-containing protein: MPIEDLLDYFVERDKTSSEPETHLQISDNGASGHYRGLHLSTVFQPLFDAATLKARAHEALLRVHDETGNSLSPAAAFAIPASTDEVVYFDRLCRIMHAVNFVRQAPSGSELFVNVSGRHLLGVTNRGHGEIFERLLHMCGLKPRQIILEVLEAKVDDISRLNEAVAAYRERGYRVAIDDFGCEHSNFDRLWRLTPDIVKLDRSLILQGTSNERARRILPKIIEIIHELGAQVVCEGVETPEQHALAIDAGADLVQGYYYAMPAPELISRATRPVLGQPVRPQLVTETFRCLVPE; the protein is encoded by the coding sequence ATGCCCATAGAAGATCTTCTGGATTACTTTGTCGAGCGTGACAAAACCAGTTCGGAACCAGAAACACACCTCCAGATCAGCGACAACGGCGCGTCCGGGCATTATCGCGGGCTGCACCTATCGACCGTCTTTCAACCCTTGTTCGATGCCGCCACGCTGAAGGCGCGGGCGCATGAGGCACTGCTCCGCGTCCATGACGAAACGGGCAACTCGCTGTCGCCCGCTGCCGCCTTCGCCATCCCGGCCAGCACCGACGAGGTGGTGTATTTCGACCGCCTGTGTCGCATCATGCATGCGGTCAACTTCGTCCGCCAGGCGCCCTCGGGGAGCGAACTTTTCGTCAATGTCAGCGGACGCCACCTGCTCGGCGTGACCAATCGGGGGCATGGCGAAATCTTTGAACGCCTGCTGCACATGTGCGGACTCAAACCCCGGCAGATCATCCTCGAAGTGCTCGAAGCCAAGGTCGACGACATTTCCCGGCTCAACGAAGCGGTGGCCGCCTATCGCGAACGCGGCTATCGGGTCGCCATCGATGATTTCGGCTGCGAACATTCGAATTTCGACCGCCTGTGGCGCCTGACTCCGGATATTGTCAAGCTCGACCGCTCGCTGATCCTTCAGGGCACGAGCAACGAGCGGGCGCGGCGGATCCTGCCCAAGATCATCGAGATCATCCATGAACTGGGCGCCCAGGTCGTCTGCGAGGGCGTCGAAACGCCCGAGCAACACGCCTTGGCCATCGATGCCGGCGCCGATCTGGTTCAGGGCTATTATTACGCCATGCCGGCCCCGGAGCTGATCAGCCGGGCCACCCGACCCGTACTTGGCCAGCCCGTCCGCCCCCAACTGGTAACAGAAACGTTCCGGTGCCTCGTACCGGAGTGA
- the ald gene encoding alanine dehydrogenase has translation MLVGVPKEIKNHEYRVGLTPASVQELVTRGHRVIVEKNAGAAIGLADEKYLAAGAQLVASAEEVFTRAELIVKVKEPQPGECRQLRAGQVLFTYLHLAPDRQQTELLLASGVTAIAYETVTDATGGLPLLAPMSEVAGRMAIQAGAACLEKSKGGAGILLGGVPGVAPGKVAILGGGVVGYNAARIAVGFGADVTIIDRSLDRLRWLDNQFGNRIRTLYATGESIATSVVGADLTIGAVLIPGASTPHLIRREQLKSLRPGSVLVDVSIDQGGCFETSRPTTHTDPTYLVDDIVHYCVANMPGAVARTSTFALNNATLPFVLALAEHGYRRALLDDPHLCSGLNVHQGKITCAPVGEALGIATLDAQDALKI, from the coding sequence ATGCTCGTCGGCGTCCCCAAGGAAATAAAGAACCACGAATACCGTGTCGGACTTACCCCGGCCAGCGTCCAGGAACTCGTCACGCGCGGCCATCGGGTCATCGTCGAGAAGAATGCCGGCGCGGCGATCGGCCTGGCCGACGAAAAATATCTTGCCGCCGGCGCCCAGCTGGTGGCCAGCGCCGAGGAGGTTTTTACCCGGGCCGAACTGATCGTCAAGGTCAAGGAACCGCAGCCCGGCGAATGCCGACAGCTCCGGGCCGGCCAGGTGTTGTTCACCTACCTGCACCTCGCCCCGGACCGGCAGCAGACCGAATTGCTGCTCGCCTCCGGTGTTACGGCCATCGCCTATGAAACAGTGACCGATGCAACCGGCGGCCTGCCCCTGCTCGCGCCGATGAGCGAAGTAGCCGGCCGGATGGCGATCCAGGCCGGAGCGGCCTGCCTGGAGAAATCGAAAGGCGGCGCCGGCATATTGCTCGGCGGCGTTCCCGGCGTAGCGCCCGGCAAAGTCGCCATTCTCGGCGGTGGCGTGGTCGGCTACAACGCGGCGCGGATCGCCGTCGGCTTCGGGGCCGACGTCACCATCATCGATCGCTCGCTCGACCGGTTGCGCTGGCTGGACAATCAGTTCGGCAACCGGATTCGCACCTTGTATGCAACCGGCGAGAGCATCGCCACCTCTGTCGTCGGGGCCGACCTGACCATTGGCGCCGTGCTCATCCCCGGCGCATCGACGCCCCACCTGATCCGCCGCGAACAACTGAAGAGCCTGCGCCCGGGATCGGTGCTGGTCGATGTCTCGATCGATCAGGGGGGCTGTTTCGAAACCAGCCGGCCGACCACCCATACCGACCCGACCTATCTGGTCGACGACATCGTCCATTACTGCGTTGCCAACATGCCGGGCGCCGTCGCCCGGACCTCGACCTTCGCCCTGAACAACGCCACCCTGCCCTTTGTCCTGGCTCTGGCCGAGCATGGCTATCGCCGGGCCTTGCTGGACGACCCGCATCTGTGCAGCGGTCTCAACGTCCACCAGGGAAAGATCACCTGCGCCCCGGTCGGCGAGGCCTTGGGGATCGCAACCCTCGACGCGCAGGACGCCCTGAAAATCTAG